One Solanum stenotomum isolate F172 unplaced genomic scaffold, ASM1918654v1 scaffold21218, whole genome shotgun sequence genomic region harbors:
- the LOC125850944 gene encoding E3 ubiquitin-protein ligase RMA1H1-like, which yields MALQQIFQHQIPETTFDQRDISFEKWNTINLDKLEENSPEGFECNICLDVVHDPVVTLCGHLYCWPCIYKWIHFKTISSENIDNQQPKCPVCKAEVSQKTLIPLYARGQASKTSGKSLNLGIVIPQRPPTPRCRSHGLIPNNNMPPLSQQSHDHHRNYTSTEHMLSPGGTTTGEIFYARMFGNSLNTNLYTYSSSYNLAGSNSPRLRRQQSHADQSLSRICFFLCCCLVTCLLLF from the coding sequence ATGGCCTTACAACAAATTTTTCAACACCAAATACCAGAAACTACCTTTGATCAACGCGATATTTCCTTTgaaaaatggaacacaattaaTCTTGATAAACTTGAAGAAAACTCACCTGAAGGTTTCGAGTGCAACATTTGCCTGGATGTTGTACATGATCCTGTTGTTACATTATGTGGTCACCTTTATTGTTGGCCTTGCATCTACAAATGGATACATTTTAAGACCATTTCATCAGAGAACATCGATAATCAACAGCCAAAATGCCCTGTTTGCAAAGCTGAAGTCTCACAAAAAACATTGATTCCACTCTATGCTCGCGGTCAAGCTTCAAAAACATCAGGCAAGTCCCTGAATCTTGGTATAGTCATACCACAAAGACCTCCTACTCCGAGATGTAGGAGTCACGGACTAATACCCAATAATAATATGCCTCCATTATCCCAGCaatctcatgatcatcatcgAAACTATACGAGTACAGAACATATGTTAAGTCCTGGTGGAACGACAACAGGGGAAATTTTTTATGCGCGAATGTTTGGGAACTCATTGAATACTAATTTGTATACATATTCAAGTTCATATAATCTTGCAGGAAGCAATAGTCCAAGGTTAAGAAGACAACAATCACACGCGGATCAATCACTTAGCAGAATCTGTTTTTTCCTATGTTGTTGTTTAGTAACATGTCTTCTCTTGTTTTGA
- the LOC125850940 gene encoding putative late blight resistance protein homolog R1B-16 isoform X1, with the protein MAYAAVTSLMRTIHQSMELTGCDLQPFYEKLESLRAILEKSFNIRGDHEGLTILEVEIVEVAYTTEDMVDSESRNVFLAHNLEERSRAMWEIFFVLEQALECIDSTVKQWMAASDSMKDLKPQTSSLVSLPEHDVEQPEKIMVGRENEFEMMLDQLVRGGRELEVVSIVGMGGIGKTTLATKLYSDPYIMSRFDIRAKATVSQEYCVRNVLLGLLSSISDEPDDQLADRLQKHLKGRRYLVVIDDIWTTEAWDDIKLCFPDCINGSRILLTTRNVEVAEYASSGKPPHHMRLMNFDESWNLLHKKIFEKEGSYSPEFENIGKQIALKCGGLPLAITVIAGLLSKISKTLDEWQNVAENVSSVVSTDLEAKCMRVLALSYHHLPSHLKPCFLYFAIFAEDERIDVNKLVELWAVEGFLNKEEGKSIEEVAETCINELVDRSLISIHNLSFDGQTQRCGMHDVTRELCLREARNMNFVNVIRGKSDQNSCAQSMQCSFKSRSRISIYKEEELAWCRNSEAHSIIMLRRFKLVTLELSFKLVRVLDLHFTTCPSFPSGVLSLIHLRYLSLRFNPCLKKYRGSKEAVPSSIIDIPLSISSLCYLQTFKLYLPFTNYYPFILPLEILTMPQLRKLCMNWNYLRSHEPTENRLILKSLQCLNQLNPRYCTGSFFRLFPNLKKLQVFGVPEDFRNHKDLYDFRYLYQLEKLAFSSYCSPVACFLKNTAPSGSTPQDPLRFQTERATAPPTDVPTLLLPPPDAFPQNLKSLTFRGEIFLAWKDLSIVGKLPKLEVLKLSDNAVIGEEWEVVEEGFPHLKFLFLDNVYIRYWRASSDHFPYLERLFLRKCYSLDSIPPDFADITTLALIDISSCRQSVVNSAKQIQQDIQDNYGSSIEVHTRHLLKHFRYNNR; encoded by the exons ATGGCTTATGCTGCTGTTACTTCCCTTATGAGAACCATACATCAATCAATGGAACTTACTGGATGTGATTTGCAACCGTTTTATGAAAAGCTCGAATCTTTGAGAGCTATTCTGGAGAAATCCTTCAATATAAGGGGCGATCATGAGGGGTTAACAATCTTGGAAGTTGAAATCGTAGAGGTAGCATACACAACAGAAGATATGGTTGACTCGGAATCAAGAAATGTATTTTTAGCACATAATTTGGAGGAAAGAAGCAGGGCTATGTGGGAGATTTTTTTCGTCTTGGAACAAGCACTAGAATGCATTGATTCCACCGTGAAACAGTGGATGGCAGCATCGGACAGCATGAAAGATCTAAAACCACAAACTAGCTCACTTGTCAGTTTACCTGAACATGATGTTGAGCAGCCCGAGAAAATAATGGTTGGCCGTGaaaatgaatttgagatgaTGCTGGATCAACTTGTTAGAGGAGGAAGGGAACTAGAAGTTGTCTCAATCGTAGGGATGGGAG GTATTGGGAAAACAACTTTGGCTACAAAACTCTATAGTGATCCTTACATTATGTCTCGATTTGATATTCGTGCAAAAGCAACTGTTTCACAAGAGTATTGTGTGAGAAATGTACTCCTAGGCCTTCTTTCTTCGATAAGTGATGAACCTGATGATCAGCTAGCGGACCGACTGCAAAAGCATCTGAAAGGCAGGAGATACTTGGTAGTCATTGATGACATATGGACTACAGAAGCTTGGGATGATATAAAACTATGTTTCCCAGACTGTATTAATGGAAGCAGAATACTCCTGACTACTCGGAATGTGGAAGTGGCTGAATATGCTAGTTCAGGTAAGCCTCCTCATCACATGCGCCTCATGAATTTTGACGAAAGTTGGAATTTACTACACAAAAAGATCTTTGAAAAAGAAGGTTCTTATTCTCctgaatttgaaaatattggGAAACAAATTGCATTAAAATGTGGAGGGTTACCTCTAGCAATTACTGTGATTGCTGGACTTCTCTCCAAAATCAGTAAAACATTGGATGAGTGGCAAAATGTTGCGGAGAATGTAAGTTCGGTGGTAAGCACAGATCTTGAAGCAAAATGCATGAGAGTGTTGGCTTTGAGTTACCATCACTTGCCTTCTCACCTAAAACCGTGTTTTCTGTATTTTGCAATTTTCGCAGAGGATGAACGGATTGATGTAAATAAACTTGTTGAGTTATGGGCCGTAGAGGGGTTTTTGAATAAAGAAGAGGGAAAAAGCATAGAAGAGGTAGCAGAAACATGTATAAACGAACTTGTAGATAGAAGTCTAATTTCTATCCACAATTTGAGTTTTGATGGGCAAACACAGAGATGTGGAATGCATGATGTGACCCGTGAACTCTGTTTGAGGGAAGCTCGAAACATGAATTTTGTGAATGTTATCAGAGGAAAGAGTGATCAAAATTCATGTGCACAATCCATGCAGTGTTCCTTCAAGAGTCGAAGTCGGATCAGTATCTATAAGGAGGAAGAATTGGCTTGGTGTCGTAACAGTGAGGCTCATTCTATTATCATGTTGCGTAGATTCAAATTGGTCACACTGGAATTGTCTTTCAAGCTAGTAAGAGTACTAGATCTTCATTTCACTACATGCCCAAGTTTTCCCAGTGGAGTACTTTCTCTAATTCATTTGAGATACCTATCTTTGCGTTTTAATCCTTGCTTAAAGAAGTATCGAGGATCGAAAGAAGCTGTTCCCTCATCAATAATAGACATTCCTCTATCGATATCAAGCCTATGCTATCTGCAAACTTTTAAACTTTACCTTCCATTTACCAATTATTATCCTTTCATATTACCATTGGAAATTTTGACGATGCCACAATTGAGGAAGCTGTGTATGAACTGGAATTACTTGCGGAGTCATGAGCCTACAGAGAACAGATTGATTTTGAAAAGTTTGCAATGCCTCAATCAATTGAATCCTCGGTATTGTACAGGGTCATTTTTTAGACTATTTCCCAATTTAAAGAAGTTGCAAGTATTTGGCGTCCCAGAGGACTTTCGCAATCACAAGGACCTGTATGATTTTCGCTACTTATATCAGCTTGAGAAATTGGCATTTAGTAGTTATTGTTCACCTGTTGCTTGCTTTCTAAAAAACACTGCACCTTCAGGTTCTACTCCGCAAGATCCTCTGAGGTTTCAGACGGAAAGGGCAACTGCACCTCCAACTGATGTTCCAACTTTACTCTTACCTCCTCCGGATGCTTTTCCACAAAACCTTAAGAGTTTAACTTTTAGGGGGGAAATTTTTTTGGCATGGAAGGATTTGAGCATTGTTGGTAAATTACCCAAACTCGAGGTCCTTAAACTATCAGACAATGCCGTCATAGGCGAGGAGTGGGAAGTAGTTGAGGAAGGGTTTCCTCACTTGAAGTTCTTGTTTCTGGATAACGTATACATTCGGTACTGGAGAGCTAGTAGTGATCACTTTCCGTACCTTGAACGACTTTTTCTTAGAAAATGCTATTCTTTGGATTCAATCCCTCCAGATTTTGCAGATATAACCACACTAGCTCTTATTGATATAAGTAGCTGTCGACAATCTGTTGTGAATTCCGCCAAGCAAATTCAACAGGACATTCAAGACAACTATGGAAGCTCTATCGAGGTCCATACTCGTCATCTTTT AAAGCATTTTCGATATAACAACAGATGA
- the LOC125850940 gene encoding putative late blight resistance protein homolog R1B-16 isoform X2: MAYAAVTSLMRTIHQSMELTGCDLQPFYEKLESLRAILEKSFNIRGDHEGLTILEVEIVEVAYTTEDMVDSESRNVFLAHNLEERSRAMWEIFFVLEQALECIDSTVKQWMAASDSMKDLKPQTSSLVSLPEHDVEQPEKIMVGRENEFEMMLDQLVRGGRELEVVSIVGMGGIGKTTLATKLYSDPYIMSRFDIRAKATVSQEYCVRNVLLGLLSSISDEPDDQLADRLQKHLKGRRYLVVIDDIWTTEAWDDIKLCFPDCINGSRILLTTRNVEVAEYASSGKPPHHMRLMNFDESWNLLHKKIFEKEGSYSPEFENIGKQIALKCGGLPLAITVIAGLLSKISKTLDEWQNVAENVSSVVSTDLEAKCMRVLALSYHHLPSHLKPCFLYFAIFAEDERIDVNKLVELWAVEGFLNKEEGKSIEEVAETCINELVDRSLISIHNLSFDGQTQRCGMHDVTRELCLREARNMNFVNVIRGKSDQNSCAQSMQCSFKSRSRISIYKEEELAWCRNSEAHSIIMLRRFKLVTLELSFKLVRVLDLHFTTCPSFPSGVLSLIHLRYLSLRFNPCLKKYRGSKEAVPSSIIDIPLSISSLCYLQTFKLYLPFTNYYPFILPLEILTMPQLRKLCMNWNYLRSHEPTENRLILKSLQCLNQLNPRYCTGSFFRLFPNLKKLQVFGVPEDFRNHKDLYDFRYLYQLEKLAFSSYCSPVACFLKNTAPSGSTPQDPLRFQTERATAPPTDVPTLLLPPPDAFPQNLKSLTFRGEIFLAWKDLSIVGKLPKLEVLKLSDNAVIGEEWEVVEEGFPHLKFLFLDNVYIRYWRASSDHFPYLERLFLRKCYSLDSIPPDFADITTLALIDISSCRQSVVNSAKQIQQDIQDNYGSSIEVHTRHLFE; encoded by the exons ATGGCTTATGCTGCTGTTACTTCCCTTATGAGAACCATACATCAATCAATGGAACTTACTGGATGTGATTTGCAACCGTTTTATGAAAAGCTCGAATCTTTGAGAGCTATTCTGGAGAAATCCTTCAATATAAGGGGCGATCATGAGGGGTTAACAATCTTGGAAGTTGAAATCGTAGAGGTAGCATACACAACAGAAGATATGGTTGACTCGGAATCAAGAAATGTATTTTTAGCACATAATTTGGAGGAAAGAAGCAGGGCTATGTGGGAGATTTTTTTCGTCTTGGAACAAGCACTAGAATGCATTGATTCCACCGTGAAACAGTGGATGGCAGCATCGGACAGCATGAAAGATCTAAAACCACAAACTAGCTCACTTGTCAGTTTACCTGAACATGATGTTGAGCAGCCCGAGAAAATAATGGTTGGCCGTGaaaatgaatttgagatgaTGCTGGATCAACTTGTTAGAGGAGGAAGGGAACTAGAAGTTGTCTCAATCGTAGGGATGGGAG GTATTGGGAAAACAACTTTGGCTACAAAACTCTATAGTGATCCTTACATTATGTCTCGATTTGATATTCGTGCAAAAGCAACTGTTTCACAAGAGTATTGTGTGAGAAATGTACTCCTAGGCCTTCTTTCTTCGATAAGTGATGAACCTGATGATCAGCTAGCGGACCGACTGCAAAAGCATCTGAAAGGCAGGAGATACTTGGTAGTCATTGATGACATATGGACTACAGAAGCTTGGGATGATATAAAACTATGTTTCCCAGACTGTATTAATGGAAGCAGAATACTCCTGACTACTCGGAATGTGGAAGTGGCTGAATATGCTAGTTCAGGTAAGCCTCCTCATCACATGCGCCTCATGAATTTTGACGAAAGTTGGAATTTACTACACAAAAAGATCTTTGAAAAAGAAGGTTCTTATTCTCctgaatttgaaaatattggGAAACAAATTGCATTAAAATGTGGAGGGTTACCTCTAGCAATTACTGTGATTGCTGGACTTCTCTCCAAAATCAGTAAAACATTGGATGAGTGGCAAAATGTTGCGGAGAATGTAAGTTCGGTGGTAAGCACAGATCTTGAAGCAAAATGCATGAGAGTGTTGGCTTTGAGTTACCATCACTTGCCTTCTCACCTAAAACCGTGTTTTCTGTATTTTGCAATTTTCGCAGAGGATGAACGGATTGATGTAAATAAACTTGTTGAGTTATGGGCCGTAGAGGGGTTTTTGAATAAAGAAGAGGGAAAAAGCATAGAAGAGGTAGCAGAAACATGTATAAACGAACTTGTAGATAGAAGTCTAATTTCTATCCACAATTTGAGTTTTGATGGGCAAACACAGAGATGTGGAATGCATGATGTGACCCGTGAACTCTGTTTGAGGGAAGCTCGAAACATGAATTTTGTGAATGTTATCAGAGGAAAGAGTGATCAAAATTCATGTGCACAATCCATGCAGTGTTCCTTCAAGAGTCGAAGTCGGATCAGTATCTATAAGGAGGAAGAATTGGCTTGGTGTCGTAACAGTGAGGCTCATTCTATTATCATGTTGCGTAGATTCAAATTGGTCACACTGGAATTGTCTTTCAAGCTAGTAAGAGTACTAGATCTTCATTTCACTACATGCCCAAGTTTTCCCAGTGGAGTACTTTCTCTAATTCATTTGAGATACCTATCTTTGCGTTTTAATCCTTGCTTAAAGAAGTATCGAGGATCGAAAGAAGCTGTTCCCTCATCAATAATAGACATTCCTCTATCGATATCAAGCCTATGCTATCTGCAAACTTTTAAACTTTACCTTCCATTTACCAATTATTATCCTTTCATATTACCATTGGAAATTTTGACGATGCCACAATTGAGGAAGCTGTGTATGAACTGGAATTACTTGCGGAGTCATGAGCCTACAGAGAACAGATTGATTTTGAAAAGTTTGCAATGCCTCAATCAATTGAATCCTCGGTATTGTACAGGGTCATTTTTTAGACTATTTCCCAATTTAAAGAAGTTGCAAGTATTTGGCGTCCCAGAGGACTTTCGCAATCACAAGGACCTGTATGATTTTCGCTACTTATATCAGCTTGAGAAATTGGCATTTAGTAGTTATTGTTCACCTGTTGCTTGCTTTCTAAAAAACACTGCACCTTCAGGTTCTACTCCGCAAGATCCTCTGAGGTTTCAGACGGAAAGGGCAACTGCACCTCCAACTGATGTTCCAACTTTACTCTTACCTCCTCCGGATGCTTTTCCACAAAACCTTAAGAGTTTAACTTTTAGGGGGGAAATTTTTTTGGCATGGAAGGATTTGAGCATTGTTGGTAAATTACCCAAACTCGAGGTCCTTAAACTATCAGACAATGCCGTCATAGGCGAGGAGTGGGAAGTAGTTGAGGAAGGGTTTCCTCACTTGAAGTTCTTGTTTCTGGATAACGTATACATTCGGTACTGGAGAGCTAGTAGTGATCACTTTCCGTACCTTGAACGACTTTTTCTTAGAAAATGCTATTCTTTGGATTCAATCCCTCCAGATTTTGCAGATATAACCACACTAGCTCTTATTGATATAAGTAGCTGTCGACAATCTGTTGTGAATTCCGCCAAGCAAATTCAACAGGACATTCAAGACAACTATGGAAGCTCTATCGAGGTCCATACTCGTCATCTTTT CGAGTAG
- the LOC125850940 gene encoding putative late blight resistance protein homolog R1B-16 isoform X3, producing the protein MAYAAVTSLMRTIHQSMELTGCDLQPFYEKLESLRAILEKSFNIRGDHEGLTILEVEIVEVAYTTEDMVDSESRNVFLAHNLEERSRAMWEIFFVLEQALECIDSTVKQWMAASDSMKDLKPQTSSLVSLPEHDVEQPEKIMVGRENEFEMMLDQLVRGGRELEVVSIVGMGGIGKTTLATKLYSDPYIMSRFDIRAKATVSQEYCVRNVLLGLLSSISDEPDDQLADRLQKHLKGRRYLVVIDDIWTTEAWDDIKLCFPDCINGSRILLTTRNVEVAEYASSGKPPHHMRLMNFDESWNLLHKKIFEKEGSYSPEFENIGKQIALKCGGLPLAITVIAGLLSKISKTLDEWQNVAENVSSVVSTDLEAKCMRVLALSYHHLPSHLKPCFLYFAIFAEDERIDVNKLVELWAVEGFLNKEEGKSIEEVAETCINELVDRSLISIHNLSFDGQTQRCGMHDVTRELCLREARNMNFVNVIRGKSDQNSCAQSMQCSFKSRSRISIYKEEELAWCRNSEAHSIIMLRRFKLVTLELSFKLVRVLDLHFTTCPSFPSGVLSLIHLRYLSLRFNPCLKKYRGSKEAVPSSIIDIPLSISSLCYLQTFKLYLPFTNYYPFILPLEILTMPQLRKLCMNWNYLRSHEPTENRLILKSLQCLNQLNPRYCTGSFFRLFPNLKKLQVFGVPEDFRNHKDLYDFRYLYQLEKLAFSSYCSPVACFLKNTAPSGSTPQDPLRFQTERATAPPTDVPTLLLPPPDAFPQNLKSLTFRGEIFLAWKDLSIVGKLPKLEVLKLSDNAVIGEEWEVVEEGFPHLKFLFLDNVYIRYWRASSDHFPYLERLFLRKCYSLDSIPPDFADITTLALIDISSCRQSVVNSAKQIQQDIQDNYGSSIEVHTRHLFIFDITTDEDDFEKEVASCRNNAE; encoded by the exons ATGGCTTATGCTGCTGTTACTTCCCTTATGAGAACCATACATCAATCAATGGAACTTACTGGATGTGATTTGCAACCGTTTTATGAAAAGCTCGAATCTTTGAGAGCTATTCTGGAGAAATCCTTCAATATAAGGGGCGATCATGAGGGGTTAACAATCTTGGAAGTTGAAATCGTAGAGGTAGCATACACAACAGAAGATATGGTTGACTCGGAATCAAGAAATGTATTTTTAGCACATAATTTGGAGGAAAGAAGCAGGGCTATGTGGGAGATTTTTTTCGTCTTGGAACAAGCACTAGAATGCATTGATTCCACCGTGAAACAGTGGATGGCAGCATCGGACAGCATGAAAGATCTAAAACCACAAACTAGCTCACTTGTCAGTTTACCTGAACATGATGTTGAGCAGCCCGAGAAAATAATGGTTGGCCGTGaaaatgaatttgagatgaTGCTGGATCAACTTGTTAGAGGAGGAAGGGAACTAGAAGTTGTCTCAATCGTAGGGATGGGAG GTATTGGGAAAACAACTTTGGCTACAAAACTCTATAGTGATCCTTACATTATGTCTCGATTTGATATTCGTGCAAAAGCAACTGTTTCACAAGAGTATTGTGTGAGAAATGTACTCCTAGGCCTTCTTTCTTCGATAAGTGATGAACCTGATGATCAGCTAGCGGACCGACTGCAAAAGCATCTGAAAGGCAGGAGATACTTGGTAGTCATTGATGACATATGGACTACAGAAGCTTGGGATGATATAAAACTATGTTTCCCAGACTGTATTAATGGAAGCAGAATACTCCTGACTACTCGGAATGTGGAAGTGGCTGAATATGCTAGTTCAGGTAAGCCTCCTCATCACATGCGCCTCATGAATTTTGACGAAAGTTGGAATTTACTACACAAAAAGATCTTTGAAAAAGAAGGTTCTTATTCTCctgaatttgaaaatattggGAAACAAATTGCATTAAAATGTGGAGGGTTACCTCTAGCAATTACTGTGATTGCTGGACTTCTCTCCAAAATCAGTAAAACATTGGATGAGTGGCAAAATGTTGCGGAGAATGTAAGTTCGGTGGTAAGCACAGATCTTGAAGCAAAATGCATGAGAGTGTTGGCTTTGAGTTACCATCACTTGCCTTCTCACCTAAAACCGTGTTTTCTGTATTTTGCAATTTTCGCAGAGGATGAACGGATTGATGTAAATAAACTTGTTGAGTTATGGGCCGTAGAGGGGTTTTTGAATAAAGAAGAGGGAAAAAGCATAGAAGAGGTAGCAGAAACATGTATAAACGAACTTGTAGATAGAAGTCTAATTTCTATCCACAATTTGAGTTTTGATGGGCAAACACAGAGATGTGGAATGCATGATGTGACCCGTGAACTCTGTTTGAGGGAAGCTCGAAACATGAATTTTGTGAATGTTATCAGAGGAAAGAGTGATCAAAATTCATGTGCACAATCCATGCAGTGTTCCTTCAAGAGTCGAAGTCGGATCAGTATCTATAAGGAGGAAGAATTGGCTTGGTGTCGTAACAGTGAGGCTCATTCTATTATCATGTTGCGTAGATTCAAATTGGTCACACTGGAATTGTCTTTCAAGCTAGTAAGAGTACTAGATCTTCATTTCACTACATGCCCAAGTTTTCCCAGTGGAGTACTTTCTCTAATTCATTTGAGATACCTATCTTTGCGTTTTAATCCTTGCTTAAAGAAGTATCGAGGATCGAAAGAAGCTGTTCCCTCATCAATAATAGACATTCCTCTATCGATATCAAGCCTATGCTATCTGCAAACTTTTAAACTTTACCTTCCATTTACCAATTATTATCCTTTCATATTACCATTGGAAATTTTGACGATGCCACAATTGAGGAAGCTGTGTATGAACTGGAATTACTTGCGGAGTCATGAGCCTACAGAGAACAGATTGATTTTGAAAAGTTTGCAATGCCTCAATCAATTGAATCCTCGGTATTGTACAGGGTCATTTTTTAGACTATTTCCCAATTTAAAGAAGTTGCAAGTATTTGGCGTCCCAGAGGACTTTCGCAATCACAAGGACCTGTATGATTTTCGCTACTTATATCAGCTTGAGAAATTGGCATTTAGTAGTTATTGTTCACCTGTTGCTTGCTTTCTAAAAAACACTGCACCTTCAGGTTCTACTCCGCAAGATCCTCTGAGGTTTCAGACGGAAAGGGCAACTGCACCTCCAACTGATGTTCCAACTTTACTCTTACCTCCTCCGGATGCTTTTCCACAAAACCTTAAGAGTTTAACTTTTAGGGGGGAAATTTTTTTGGCATGGAAGGATTTGAGCATTGTTGGTAAATTACCCAAACTCGAGGTCCTTAAACTATCAGACAATGCCGTCATAGGCGAGGAGTGGGAAGTAGTTGAGGAAGGGTTTCCTCACTTGAAGTTCTTGTTTCTGGATAACGTATACATTCGGTACTGGAGAGCTAGTAGTGATCACTTTCCGTACCTTGAACGACTTTTTCTTAGAAAATGCTATTCTTTGGATTCAATCCCTCCAGATTTTGCAGATATAACCACACTAGCTCTTATTGATATAAGTAGCTGTCGACAATCTGTTGTGAATTCCGCCAAGCAAATTCAACAGGACATTCAAGACAACTATGGAAGCTCTATCGAGGTCCATACTCGTCATCTTTT CATTTTCGATATAACAACAGATGAAGATGACTTTGAGAAAGAAGTTGCTTCTTGCCGCAATAATGC CGAGTAG